Within the Setaria viridis chromosome 3, Setaria_viridis_v4.0, whole genome shotgun sequence genome, the region GGGGCGACGGTTGGGTTGagcggagcagcggcggcacgCGGGGGGATGGGAGCTGTGGCGGGTGGGAGGAGCACGTCGTGGAGGGGAGAAGGGGCGAGGGCTGCGGCGGCTGGTGGCACTGGCGGGAGGAGGAGTCGGAGTCGGAGGTggggaagaaggcggcggccgggcaAATTGAAAAACTTTGTtacgagatttttttttgaacacaAATTTCAtggaagttaaaaaaaatagattaaTGCGAATTAAGAAACAGATTATCGGTGGAGCGCTAAAACATGATATAAAACGACTTCAAAtccctcctctccttttctGTTTGGCTAGTTGCGATTTTGTTTTATGGTTGTACCATATACTGCAATAACATGATATTCGCAAATTCTTCAATCTTCGAAAATGTATTTGCATGACATGATTTCTTTGCCAGCTTTAAATATGCTTGGGGCGATGCTATTTGCAGTGGCAAATCCAGATGAGATTTTCCAGTGACCGGTGCTAAACAATAATTTTCCACTGAATTAACCAAAGTTCATCGGGTCAGCTGACCCCGATAAACTCCTGGCTATTTGTTATCATTACTGGTACTACTACATATGTTACCGACAAAGCAAATTATATATCATTTTGAGTTCAGGCATTTTGAATTTCATTTTTTTGAATCGGAAATTTCGAGGTGAATTTCAAATATGAATTGGCTATCCATATCGTTCCACAAACAATGCACCACGTGGTGGCAAAATCAAAACATAAGGGAAGTGGACGGTAATTACATTTTACCGGTAAAATGTAATGTCTTCCTAcagtagaaaaaaaaagcatgaaaCCAAGTACCATTGGCATGTTAGAATAGCGTCAATTAGCCGAACGTTTTTGTTTGAGTGGAGAATGGATGGAGAACTTGTcaattttcttccttttgtaCCGAGTTACCCAACACAAATTGGGTTCCCAAAAAGGCCCAACTCCGCCGATGGCAAATCGGGAAATCACCCAACCCTCCGCATCCCTCCGGCCCCGGCTTTGACCTAaatgcccctcccctcccgtctCATcccctccaccccgccgcccccgtctTCCACCATTGCCCCTCGTCTCTCCCTCCCCcaatttcttcctctctttGCCCTCCGCGCTGCCACCACCCCCTGCCCCTGCACGGCCTTCAAATCCGCCCGCTGTTTCCCTTCGCGCGCAGCTCCCTCAccacgccgcgccggcgcggcggggcgccgTTCGGTGGGCGGGTCACGCTTCTTGGATCTCGCGGGGTGTCTGCCTGCCTGGTTGCCTTGGTCTCGGCGTCTCCTGGCGATTCGGGCTGCTTGCTGGGGGGTGATGACTGTGGCTAGTCCCGAGCTGATGGCTGCGTAAAAGGTTGGATTGGTTTTCCCGGCAGAGGGGATTGGATCTTGGCGGAGTTGCAGGAGGCCGGATTGCGACGCCGCTGTGTCCGCCGGGACTGGATAGTCGCCGCCGCTGCGATTTCCGGTGAGTTCTTGACTTTGGTCTCTGCGATTTGAGCTTGTTCTTGGATCCTGTCCGTGGGATTCACTGTTTATCCATGTGTTTCGTCACTGATTCGGGTCGATTTGACTTGGCAGCTTTGTCAGGAATCACTCGAAAGCTGCGTCTTTGCTGGCGCGTTGATCGGCGATGGCGAACCACGAGCTCGTCCTCGGGCACGGGCAGAACGCGGAGCTTGCGCTGGGGCAGAACCACCACGACTTCGGCCAGGACCATGGGCTGGGCCTCGGCCATGGCCACGAGCTCGATCTCGGCAGCCACCACCACGACCACGACCTTGTCTTGGGCCAGTCCCATGAACACGACCATGAACTTGTACTTGGCCAGTCGCACGACCATGACCTGGGGTTGGGGCACCATGACGACGATCACCAGCTGGTACTCGGgcacgaccaccaccaccatggcggGGAGCTGGCTTTGAGGCAGGGCCATGAGGGGGACTCCGGAGCACTGGATGTGCAGGGCcaccaccacgatgagcttgagTTGTCGGACAGCCACGAGTTGACTCTTGCTGAGACGCACCACCTTGGCGTCGATCAGAATCTGGATGACCAGCTCACACTTGAGCAGGCTCATGAACTCGCATTGCATCCACATGACCTCTCCCAGGCTCCTCTCGCAGTTGCTCCTGTTGTCCAGTCACGGACCATGGTTGTGAGCCCCGAGTTTCAGCTTGCAGTGGGGCAGGAGTTTCCGGAAGTTATGAGCTGCCGCAGGGCCATCCGCAACACTGCCATCGCCTGCCACTTTGAGATACAGACAGTGAAGTCTGACAAGACAAGGTTCACTGCTAAGTGTGCTGCTGAGGGCTGCCCGTGGCGCATACATGCTGCAAAGCTCCCTGGTGTGCCTACCTTCTCCATCAGAACCATACATGACAACCACAGCTGCGTGGGGATCAACCATCTTGGCCATCAACAGGCATCTGTTCAGTGGGTTGCAAACACTGTTGAAGAAAGGCTACGTGAGAACCCACAATGCAAGCCCAAGGAAATtctggaagaaatacacaaggCCCATGGGATCACACTATCCTACAAGCAAGCTTGGAGAGGGAAGGAGCGCATCATGGCTGCAGTTCGAGGGTCTTTTGAGGAAGGCTATCGTCTCCTGCCTGAGTACTGTAAGCAGGTGGAAAGAACAAATCCAGGAAGTATTGCTCGAGTCTATGGAAACCCAGATGACAATTGCTTCAGGAGGCTCTTCATATCATTCAATGCTTCAATATTTGGTTTTGTGAATGCATGTCGTCCACTCATTGGGCTTGacagggtccttctgaaaaacAAGTATCTTGGTACCTTGCTTCTTGCAACTGGCTTTGATGGCGATGGTGCTCTCTTTCCTTTGGCATTTGGCGTGGTTGATGAGGAAACTGATGAGAACTGGGTATGGTTCTTGTCTGAGTTGCATGAGTTGCTGGAGAAGAACACAGAGAACATGCCAAGGCTCACCATCTTATCAGATAGACGGAAGGGTATTATTGATGGGGTTGAATTCAACTTTCCAACTGCATTCCATGGGTTCTGTATGCGCCATGTTAGTGAAACCTTCAAAAAGGAGTTCAGCAATCCGCAGCTTGTCAACCTTCTCTGGGAAGCTGCTCATGCACTGACTGTGATAGAGTTTGAAACTAAGCTGCTGGAGATAGAGGACACCTCACCAGAAGCTGTTGTTTGGATAAggcatcttcctcctcgtctTTGGGCCACAGCTTACTTTGAGGGGACAAGGTACGGACACCTAACAGCAAACATCACCGAGTCACTAAATTCCTGGATACTGGATGCATCTAGCCTTCCTATAATTCAGATGATGGAATGCATCCGTCGCCAGCTAATGACGTGGTTCAACGAACGGCGTGAAGCAAGCATGCAGTGGACAACAATCCTTGTGCCCCTGGCTGAGCGCCGTGTCCAAGAGGCCATTGAGCGTGCGCGGGGCTACCAGGTGGCCCGAGCCAATGAGGCGGAATTCGAGGTCATCTCGGCTCACGAGGGAACAAATATCGTGGACATCCGCAACAGATGCTGCTTGTGCCGGGGATGGCAGCTCTACGGGGTGCCCTGTGCTCATGGTGTGGCGGCGCTCCTCTCCTGCAGACAGAACGTCCACCGCTACACTGAGAGCTGCTTCACCGTAGCAACATACCGCAAGACATACTCGCAGACCATACACCCAATCCCAGACAAGACCCTCTGGAATGAAACTGCAGGCCAAGGCCAGGCTGAAGAGAACAAGTTGGAGATAATCATCAACCCACCAAAGTCACTGAGGCCCCTAGGGAGGCCAAGGAAGAAAAGGGTCCGCGCGGAGGACCGTGGGCGAGTCAAGCGAGTCGTTCACTGCAGTCGCTGCAACCAGACAGGACACTTCAGAACTACATGTGCTGCTCCAATATGAAAATGTCATCATACATGCAGTGTTGAAATCCCAAATAGCTGCAGTATTACTGAGACAAGTTAGAACTTAGTGTCTATTGTGCAAACTTCTTGCTTGCAGGTGGGCGTCTTCGGCTATATACTTACTGCTGCCGTTCTAGCATTGGATTAATAATGTTAATTTCAGTTATATATATCTCTTGCCAAATCGAGGGAAATAGTGTGTCTACTTTCTCGAATTGTTGTATATGAGTAATGAGATACTTGTTTTATCGCCAAGAATGAGTTGCTGCTTTCTCAGTTAATTTTATCTCcaaatatctttttaagtaaATTTCACTAAAATACAACATTCTTGCCCTAATTGTAACAAAACTACGACTCCTACCAGCCATTTCACAAAACTACAAATTATGTGGTAGATGTGAATTGTACTCGATTTCTCTGGCTCTTACATGTATGTGGTGCTGTTATGCTGTATTTTCTCATGACGAGGAATTATGCGTTAGCCAGATAAAAtttcaaacaaaattttctacatCAATGATACATGTACATTCTGCATGTTACGATACATAAGTTCCTTgtaacaaaaaaagaagaaataaaaatcaACTCATCATTTACAAACTACATCAGACTATCAGTACAAAATTGCCAATCAATGTTCATCATATGCTCGGCATCAACTGAGCTTGTGCTACTAGTAGCTTCGCTTGTGCTACTTGTGGCTTCTGAGAGTCTAACCCGGGAAACTGACCAATATCATGCCCTTCAACTTGGCTTAGGTTTTCATGCAAACCGATCGCAAACTCTTCAGGCCTTTCACCTTGACTCACAAAGTAGTTAGCTATCTGCATTACCAATGTAATTCATATTATTTTCTTTTAGTCAGCCGTAGCACTAGTTAGCTTCTCATTAATGATAAATATGTGCTGTAGAATGTTCTATATAGCAAAGGACATCTGAATCTGTGCTGTAGAATGTTCTATATAGCAAAGGACATCTGAATCTTACATGGTTTGCAAGAGACATTCCACTTAAAACTGCAGTTTCTATGCTCGAACCTGTAAGCCAATCACCGCAAATGCCTGCTCGTCCAAGGGGATCAAATATGCAAGATACTCCTGGAGTGTTCATGGGCAGAGCTGCACCCCTGCGATTTCAACATTAGTTTGTCACTGTGTTTCAACTTAGTGGAGAAGTAGAAGAGATTCAAGAAATGCATTTTGTTATACCACAACTGCACCCTTGTGTAAATTGGTTGATGAAGAGATCCTTTGGATAACCCCAAAGCATGTTCTACTCCTTCAAGCATGTCTTCCTTCACTTTTTCTGCTGTGACTTTTGGGATATTTTCCTGAAATTAAAAGTTTAATCCATTAGAGAGCTCAAAACATATAAAGCTGAAATAATCTTGGAATCTCTAGGCTTTTAATCTGCTGTCTGTCAAGTAATTATAATATTGGGTGGTGCAACCAAATTATACGACTAACAGATTTCAGCAAATAAGCCACCTGCGGGACTTTGTTTCTCTTTCCATAAGCAGCAGTGCTGAAAAATGTCCAGCACTCAGGTGTGCCCGTCTGCGCTGGAAAAAGTTTAAGGGTATTGTTGCCCATCCAAGAGAGGGAATCAACATCTCTCACAAACGCTCCTTCAAATGCTCCATGAGAATCATCATGTGGGATCGGAAGAGGATCTTCAAATGCCGCAAGGAGTGCCCAGACAGAACTGAGCTCTAGTCTCTGATCATTGAAGGTATAAGACTCAGTAAGAAATGGAAGATAAGTATACGTCTCGTGATTCCAAAATTTGTGCAATAGTGAACCACAATACCTTCATTTGTTTTGTTAGCAATGGCAATCCTGATGTAGAGAGCAGACGGTTCGCACATTTCCCTGATCAGTGTAACAGAAGGATCAGCTAGGAATACGATGCCACTAAAAAGATTAGAAATTTGGTTTGCCAAAAAAGACACACATTTCCTGCAATGAAGTCAGGGGAGGGCACAACTATGGTCTATGGACGtgtgaaataatatatatatatatatatatatatatatatatatgttataATGCAAATGTGATACTTAAGCAATGCTATTCTCTTTATACATCGAGCTACTTTATTTAATAATGTGAGCCATCAGGGTTGCCCAAAACATGTAGAGTATAAACAAAGACTGAGTGGAAAAGGCTGAGCTTCAGAAGTTTACCACCTAATTTTAGAAAATGAGCAAAATTATGCAATTGTGCTTTGCCTAAAGAAACAATATTTTTCCTATTAGAAAGGAATCTGTACTGACCATTATGAGCTATCACAATTGCATCATATTCACCACGAGGCTTTTCATTCTCAAACAAGCGCCACAGGCCATTGAATGGCTCAAGTTTGCTTATCCAACAAGGCCGCACAACTTTAATCATATCAGACTGCACAATGTGACATGCGATTCAGCAATTGAATGGGCATTCATCAGCCAATGTTCAGCAGACAATTGAGTTGTACTTCATGCTAATTGGATTGAActataagaaaataaaatcagAACAAACCTCTTTGGCAGGATATGATGGGTGCAATATTTACTGAATCATAGTTCAGGAAACTGGATAATTACGAAtcacttcaaagttcaaactacATTCCCCGGAGCTTGCATAAGGTGGAGTTGGATATACCTCAGGCAGCATGGCATCTGCAAGTGAGCGCATCCCATTCACGCCGATGTACCTTGGCGTTGACGAAGGTATGGGCTTGAAACGGCCACCGGCTTCGAGCTCCCCGATCAAGCCACTCCACTCACGGACCAGCCCTCTGTCGAGCCACTCGTCGACCAGCCTTTGGAACCTCTCGTCGCTCGCGGTGAAGAACTGCGCCGCGTGGTCGAACACCAGCTGCTCGCCGCCCTCGACGAACCGGGTCGCCATCCTACCCCCTAAGCCATGCATCCCCTGCATCAGCAGCGAGCCTGTGCGGTGAGCCTCGCGCGCTGGATGGGagtgaggggaggggagggaaggtaAGT harbors:
- the LOC117848492 gene encoding uncharacterized protein; this translates as MANHELVLGHGQNAELALGQNHHDFGQDHGLGLGHGHELDLGSHHHDHDLVLGQSHEHDHELVLGQSHDHDLGLGHHDDDHQLVLGHDHHHHGGELALRQGHEGDSGALDVQGHHHDELELSDSHELTLAETHHLGVDQNLDDQLTLEQAHELALHPHDLSQAPLAVAPVVQSRTMVVSPEFQLAVGQEFPEVMSCRRAIRNTAIACHFEIQTVKSDKTRFTAKCAAEGCPWRIHAAKLPGVPTFSIRTIHDNHSCVGINHLGHQQASVQWVANTVEERLRENPQCKPKEILEEIHKAHGITLSYKQAWRGKERIMAAVRGSFEEGYRLLPEYCKQVERTNPGSIARVYGNPDDNCFRRLFISFNASIFGFVNACRPLIGLDRVLLKNKYLGTLLLATGFDGDGALFPLAFGVVDEETDENWVWFLSELHELLEKNTENMPRLTILSDRRKGIIDGVEFNFPTAFHGFCMRHVSETFKKEFSNPQLVNLLWEAAHALTVIEFETKLLEIEDTSPEAVVWIRHLPPRLWATAYFEGTRYGHLTANITESLNSWILDASSLPIIQMMECIRRQLMTWFNERREASMQWTTILVPLAERRVQEAIERARGYQVARANEAEFEVISAHEGTNIVDIRNRCCLCRGWQLYGVPCAHGVAALLSCRQNVHRYTESCFTVATYRKTYSQTIHPIPDKTLWNETAGQGQAEENKLEIIINPPKSLRPLGRPRKKRVRAEDRGRVKRVVHCSRCNQTGHFRTTCAAPI
- the LOC117848493 gene encoding uncharacterized protein, which produces MPPSPLLAPATALPAARLARVVAASSGSGGATQRGPPRRGRRGKPGFSRQSAIKKSFHQEQVVFSTPVPADPTVAVIGGGASGLACASALAARGVRSVVFDTGMHGLGGRMATRFVEGGEQLVFDHAAQFFTASDERFQRLVDEWLDRGLVREWSGLIGELEAGGRFKPIPSSTPRYIGVNGMRSLADAMLPESDMIKVVRPCWISKLEPFNGLWRLFENEKPRGEYDAIVIAHNGKCANRLLSTSGLPLLTKQMKRLELSSVWALLAAFEDPLPIPHDDSHGAFEGAFVRDVDSLSWMGNNTLKLFPAQTGTPECWTFFSTAAYGKRNKVPQENIPKVTAEKVKEDMLEGVEHALGLSKGSLHQPIYTRVQLWGAALPMNTPGVSCIFDPLGRAGICGDWLTGSSIETAVLSGMSLANHIANYFVSQGERPEEFAIGLHENLSQVEGHDIGQFPGLDSQKPQVAQAKLLVAQAQLMPSI